CAGTGCGTCATCGCGCAGAGCGAGAACCGCGACACCTGCACCAAGGCCGACGCCCCCTCGCCGGCCGCGGCGGCGGGCCTGAAGGCCGGTGACCGGATCGTCTCCTTCGACGGCGTGAAGACCGACGACTGGGACCGGCTCTCCGACCTGATCCGCGCCACGCCCGGCAAGGACGTGCCGATCGTCGTGCACCGCGACGGCCGGGACCTCACCCTGCACGCGAAGATCGCCAGCAACCAGGTCGCCGAGAAGGACTCCCACGGCCAGATCGTCCAGGGCAAGTACGTCACCGCGGGCTTCCTCGGCTTCAGCGCCGCCACCGGCGTCGTCCGCCAGGACTTCGGCGAGTCCGTGACCTGGATGGGCGACCGGCTCGGCGAGGCCGTCGACTCCATCGCGAGCCTGCCCGGCAAGATCCCCGCGCTGTGGGACGCGGCCTTCGACGGCGCGCCCCGCCAGCCCGACTCCCCGATGGGCGTGGTCGGCGCGGCCCGCGTCGGCGGCGACATCTTCACCCTCGACATCCCGCCCACCCAGCAGCTGGCCATGGCCATGATGCTGGTCGCCGGCTTCAACCTCTCCCTGTTCCTCTTCAACATGCTCCCGCTGCTCCCGCTGGACGGCGGCCATATCGCCGGTGCCCTGTGGGAGTCGCTGCGCCGCAACCTCGCCAGGGTGCTGCGCCGCCCGGACCCGGGCCCGTTCGACGTGGCGAAGCTGATGCCGGTCGCCTACGTGGTGGCCAGCGTCTTCATCTGCTTCACGATCCTGGTGCTGATCGCCGACGTCGTTAACCCCGTCAAAATCACCTAGGCACCCGCTGTTCGCGGCGGCCGGGCGGGCACCCTGTCCGGCCGCCTTCCATCGAGTGGGTTTGCCGGGTGGGATGTGCCGATGATCGGGGCGGTGCCGTAATCTCGAAGCCTGGAGCCCGCCGCTGAACGGGGCCGGACCTTGATCCACGACTTGGGGTTGCACAGCAGATGACTGCGATTTCTCTCGGCATGCCGTCCGTTCCGACCAAGCTCGCCGAGCGCCGCCGGAGCCGGCAGATCCAGGTCGGGTCCGTGGCGGTCGGCGGAGACGCGCCGGTGTCGGTGCAGTCGATGACGACGACGCGTACGTCGGACATCGGTGCGACGTTGCAGCAGATCGCGGAGCTGACGGCGTCGGGGTGCCAGATCGTGCGGGTGGCGTGTCCGACGCAGGATGACGCGGATGCGCTGGCGGTGATCGCGCGGAAGTCGCAGATCCCGGTGATCGCGGACATTCATTTCCAGCCGAAGTATGTGTTCGCCGCGATCGAGGCGGGGTGTGCGGCGGTGCGGGTGAATCCGGGGAACATCAAGAAGTTCGACGATCAGGTGCGGGAGATCGCGAAGGCGGCGAAGGACCACGGCACGCCGGTCCGGATCGGGGTGAACGCGGGGTCTTTGGACCGGCGGTTGCTGCAGAAGTACGGGAAGGCGACGCCGGAGGCGCTGGTGGAGTCGGCGCTGTGGGAGGCGTCGCTGTTCGAGGAGCATGGTTTCCGGGACATCAAGATCTCGGTGAAGCACAACGATCCGGTCGTGATGATCGAGGCGTACCGGCAGTTGGCGCAGCAGTGCGACTATCCGCTGCATCTGGGGGTGACGGAGGCGGGTCCGGCGTTCCAGGGGACGGTCAAGTCGGCGGTGGCGTTCGGTGCGCTGCTGTCGCAGGGGATCGGGGACACGATCCGGGTGTCGCTGTCGGCGCCGCCGGCCGAGGAGGTCAAGGTCGGTATCCAGATCCTGGAGTCGCTGAATCTGAAGCAGCGGGGTCTGGAGATCGTGTCGTGTCCGTCGTGCGGGCGGGCGCAGGTGGATGTGTACAAGCTGGCGGAGGAGGTCACGGCGGGTCTGACGGGCATGGAGGTGCCGTTGCGGGTCGCGGTGATGGGCTGTGTCGTCAATGGTCCGGGTGAGGCGCGTGAGGCGGATCTGGGTGTGGCGTCGGGCAATGGGAAGGGGCAGATCTTTGTGAAGGGCGAGGTCATCAAGACGGTGCCCGAGTCGAAGATCGTGGAGACCCTGATCGAGGAGGCCATGAAGCTGGCCGAGCAGATGGAGGCCGACGGCGTGGCCTCCGGCGAACCCGAGATCTCCGTCGCGGGCTGACCCGCCGCCGACGACACCCGGCCCGGCACGCCGCCGGGCCGCACGCCCCGCCGGATCCCCCACCGCGCGGGGCCTCGCGCCCCGCGGCGCCGCACACCTCGTAGGGCCTCACATCCCGCAGTGGCTCACTCCGCGCAGTGGCTCACTCCTCGCGCAGCCAGCTCGTCGGGTCCGCCACCGGTGAGTCCTCCTGGAGGGACCCGGGCGCGGCCCGGTTCGGCGCCGCCGGACTGCTGTACGGCGACTGCGGGGGAGGCGCCGGGTCCCGGTCGCCCGGGGCTCCCGCACCGCGCGGCGGCAGATGCAGCGCGAGCAGCGCGGCGTCGTCGCCGCTGGGCCTGATCCGGTCCAGCAGCGCGTCGCAGAAGTCGTCCACCGTCTCCCCGGCCATCCTCCGGGCCAGGACCTGCGCGTGATGGCGGAGCTTGGCC
The sequence above is drawn from the Streptomyces sp. SAT1 genome and encodes:
- a CDS encoding M50 family metallopeptidase, giving the protein MMILGIVVFVIGLLVSIAWHELGHLSTAKLFGIRVPQYMVGFGPTIFSRKKGETEYGIKAIPFGGYIRMIGMFPPGDDGRVTARSTSPWRGMIEDARSAAFEELQPGDEKRMFYTRAPWKRVIVMFAGPFMNLVLAVALFLVVLMGFGISQQTTAVSSVSQCVIAQSENRDTCTKADAPSPAAAAGLKAGDRIVSFDGVKTDDWDRLSDLIRATPGKDVPIVVHRDGRDLTLHAKIASNQVAEKDSHGQIVQGKYVTAGFLGFSAATGVVRQDFGESVTWMGDRLGEAVDSIASLPGKIPALWDAAFDGAPRQPDSPMGVVGAARVGGDIFTLDIPPTQQLAMAMMLVAGFNLSLFLFNMLPLLPLDGGHIAGALWESLRRNLARVLRRPDPGPFDVAKLMPVAYVVASVFICFTILVLIADVVNPVKIT
- the ispG gene encoding flavodoxin-dependent (E)-4-hydroxy-3-methylbut-2-enyl-diphosphate synthase, which translates into the protein MTAISLGMPSVPTKLAERRRSRQIQVGSVAVGGDAPVSVQSMTTTRTSDIGATLQQIAELTASGCQIVRVACPTQDDADALAVIARKSQIPVIADIHFQPKYVFAAIEAGCAAVRVNPGNIKKFDDQVREIAKAAKDHGTPVRIGVNAGSLDRRLLQKYGKATPEALVESALWEASLFEEHGFRDIKISVKHNDPVVMIEAYRQLAQQCDYPLHLGVTEAGPAFQGTVKSAVAFGALLSQGIGDTIRVSLSAPPAEEVKVGIQILESLNLKQRGLEIVSCPSCGRAQVDVYKLAEEVTAGLTGMEVPLRVAVMGCVVNGPGEAREADLGVASGNGKGQIFVKGEVIKTVPESKIVETLIEEAMKLAEQMEADGVASGEPEISVAG